The following nucleotide sequence is from Zea mays cultivar B73 chromosome 1, Zm-B73-REFERENCE-NAM-5.0, whole genome shotgun sequence.
TAATCTATTGGATACATAAAAGATTTTATAGGCTGTAACTTGTAACAATCAAAGGGAAGAAAACTTGCTTCTCACTCACCCTCACAATGCATTGAGCAAAACAAATCAATTCTTTCATGCTTTCACTATAAAGAGACGGTCAAACTTTAAGCTAAGGATATTTGATGTAGTTTTCTAACAGGCAGGGCTCTACTTCTCTATAAATGTATGTGCTAGAGTCTTGCCATTGTCAGGCTCTATTGAATTACAATTGTTAATGAAAATACATGCTAGTGACTACTTCTCAGTCAGGTTAATATGATCATATAAATGGGGGTCTGAGATACATGATTAGACAAATTATTTTTATGCCATTTTCCATTTTGATACCTACAATCTGAGAGCAGATCTGACAATGTTGATCCTATCCATTTGTGCAAACGGGCAGATCCGCAGATCCAACTAAGCTTAATCAGATCATTATATTAATTTATGTGTTAATCAATATTCAAATATCAATCTGACACATCAAACAAGCAGATCCAACTAAGTTGCCCAGAACTGAAACCAATTACAATGTCCAATAATTCTCAGATTGATAAATAAGCTAGAAATGAAACTATTTCGAAAGCTATATATAGTTAATAAAACAACTGAAATCGTCCAAATAACAGGTTTAAAGTATTGAATCAATGTGATCACCTGAAACTCTCCTCTGCACCACAAGTGATCAATGCATACGGATCAGATGTCCCATTTAAGTTTGTCGCCTTCAAATTCTCAGCAACCAGCAATTCTAGATGAAGAGACACATCCAATATAATCCAAATCATAAACCATTCAGAACAACTGCCGACAGCACGACACAAAAGATGGAGGCCAAGCTGATCACTGACACTACAGACGCATAACGACTGCCCCCTAAACTGCCCAATCCAATACCAGCACATCCATCAAACAGAAAATCAATACATCAGCGTCCTTGATCACCAAAACCGTATGACCCAAATTCTCTGAAATCCAAACAGACAACACAAGGTAACGAGGGACATCTGCAGACGCGGTTAGTATGCTACATTAATTACTATTGATTTAATCAGTCGGGAGAAATAAGGTAGTATGTATAGTTTGTTCTCAAAACAAAATAAGCATAAATGTCTGTCGGGAGAAAATGTTGTCCACGCTCTAGGGATCAATTGTTGTTTCGTAATTCTTATGATTGTGAGCTCGTGACAGTTCTGTAACAGCATAACGATGTGACAACAAAAAATTTCACAAAAAACTAAAATTAATGTTGTCATCACTCATCACATTCTAAGCAACTGAATCTTTATAATTCGAACATGAATCATGGTGAAGGCAACATTTCCCAGTGTACTATGGATGTCAGTGGCTAATTGGGTAAGGCAGCAAGTTGACAGAGACAACATTAACAGATGTAAGGTTCAGTGAATCCCAACCAGAGCATGATGATTTCAGCAAATAACGAATTTAGGGAGTAGAAATGAACAAATCTTTTTTCTAAGAAATAACCGTCATCATATTGTATCAACAAGGAGACCAATTTGTAtctagaaataacttgagaaaggGAAGCAATAGACGTAGAGCAGCTGACTCGGCTATGAAGTCACCTCTGTGCATGCTTAAGACCGACGCTAGTGGGCTAGGAGTACGATCCAGTCGACAAGGGGAGCGATACTACCTCTGGACACGAAGAGCAGCTACGTGACCTAGAACTGGATGCCCCTGACGGGCCCGTTGTGCTCCTCGAAGCGGATGAGGAGGGTGCCCACGCGGTAGTCCCACATCTGGATACGCCGCTGTGGAGGCTAGACAGGATCCATGGGCTGAGCGAGTGGAAGGTGAGGCCCTTGACCCGGTTGCTCTTGGTTTCGAACTTGGTGAGCATCTTCCTCCCCCGTCGGCGGAGGGAGGCCTCCGCTCGCTCTCGGCAGCGGCAACCTGGCGGGTTGGCAGGAGAGGTGGATCGGAGGAAGAGGACGGTAGCGCCTCCTCGCACCGAAGCGGCCAagatgggtggcttctcgagcgtAGGCGCCGGGGTGGGCAACTGGCCATGACCGGCATGAGGATGTAGATCTTGTCCTTCTACTTCTCGGCACTCGGCTTGGAGGTGGCGGCCTATGTGTCTTTCTTTGACTTGGGAGGGGCCTGCTGCTTCCATTCCCTGATGAGCTCCTTCCAGAGGTTCCAAATCCACAGGTTGCTGACCGCAATGGCGGTGCCGACAACCAGGATCCAGGAGATCCGCACCCACCACGGGATGGCGTCGACGGCCTGGCTGGACAGGTAGAAGGCGGCCATCTTGAGGAGGAAGAGCGGGCCGGCGACGCCCCTGACGAGCGTGTAGAGCGCGTAGAAGGACGGCGAGAGGGCGCTGTAGACGCGGGCCGCGGCGGGGGACTGGTCCCGCTAGATCCCGGCGAGCGTCCAGCGTTCTGCAGCAGGCTGGTGACCTCGGCGAGGACGAGGAGAGCGTAGGCGCTGTGGCGGACGAGGTGGCAGCAGGTCAGGAAGACGAAGAGCGTGGCGAGGTGGTgcgcgatgaagaggacgtcgcccggcaggaaggcgaggtagtGGATCTGGCCGCCACGGTGATTGCGGGGACACGGTGAAGCCACCGCGGTGATTGTGGTGGAGACACCGAAGGTGCGGTGGGGAAGGGCGAGGATTCGGGGCGAGAACTTTGGAACGAAAACTGCAGCGAGGATTCGAGGCGAGGATGGCTCCATCAGCGTTGAAGCCGGCCTGGGGAAGGGCGCTGATAGCTCCGCTGCGCCGCGCGTGGGGACGGGGTGTGGAGGCGGGGGCTCGGGCGTAGTTGGTGGCGCCGCGCGATGGTGACGGACTGGCGGGGGCGGGGGCACGGTGACGCCGGGTGGACGCCCTCGTTGCATACATATGGTATAGTAGAGATACGCGCATCAACCCCGCACAAACGCGTATCAACGGCAGCGGATTCCCCTCGCTCcccgatccaacggcccagaaaTTCCGCAGAGACGAAACCCCCGCCCCTCTTGGCCGCTAGCCGTTGCACACCAGCGCCTCACGCCGGCAACGTTACCTTGCCCAGCTTCACCGGCTTCGCCTCGACGACTCCTCCTTCCTCGTCTATAAATTCCGTTTCGGCTCGTCCACGCGGATTTCGAAACGCAAATTTCATTCCATCCCTCTCGGATCGCGCCTCATTACTCCCGCTCATCAACCGCCGCGCTCGGGACCTCTTCTGCTTTCGTCTTCCTTCCTCCTGGTTTGCGCACTTTTTGATCGGGGGGATGACGGCCGCTGCGGCGACGAGAGCCAGAGGGCGGCCGCGGCGGCCGTTCGCGCCCGTGGCGGTGTCGCCGCCGTCGCAGGCGGAGAATCGGCTGGAGCGCGAGGACGCGCCGTCCTCGTTTGCGCGGCCGGTGCGGAGGAGGTTCGTGGCGTGCGCCGGGAAGGTCGCGGGGCCCGCGGTTCTTGGCGCCGGCGGCGAGGCGGCCAGGAAGTGCCGCTCTGGACCGTCCCCGGTTTGTCTCTCTTCCATGAAGACGCCGGCGGCGGTGAAGCGGGCGCCCGGGACGGCGATCAGGAGGAGGCTGGACCCTTGCACCAAGACCAGCAAGTTCTCAGCCCCGGCGGCAGGCGCTGGCGACGAGGCACGGGTCAGCGAGGCGGCGGGCCAAGAACGGCGGAGGGGCAGCGCGGCCTCCGCCTCGCGGAAGCGGGCGATGAGTGTCGTGGCGATGGAGGAGGCCATGGCCGGCCTCCCGGAGCCCGGCGAGGGCCGCGTCAAGTACCTGGTGGACACGTTCGAGCGGCTCCTCTTgctgggcggcggcggcggccccacGGCGCGGAACAGAGGCgcggcgaggaggaggaggaaggacGAGGCAACCGCGACGGCGACGTTGACGGCAACGCCGCGGGGTGCCGAGGAGATCGACGTGTCGTGCCCTTCCGTTGCCTCGTCGTCCGAGGTCTCCTTCCCGGCCATCCCCGGCGTCGCCTGCATCCTCGACGCCTCCGACCGCACCAGGTCTCCGATTCCCGCACCCATAGCTGCATATAATGATGTTCTGCTTTGTGCTGTTCTTGGCACACTATTGTGCTGATGGCGCTCTCCGAATATCCAGCAGGATCAACCATGCACGGGGCCAACGGCGGCAGAGGGCATACAACGTACGCACGCACGCTGGTCCTATTTCTCTTTGAGCCGATGAATTTGCCCTGAAATTTGCGCGGACAACTGTGTTTGCACATCGCAGAGCACCGCGGGATCGTCGGACAGGGCATGGAGCTGCAGCAGGAAGGTGACACGGGTGACAACAACACAGCAGCCGTTCCGTCTCAGGACCGAGGTACGACGAGAGGGCCTTGTTCATGCTTGTCCTTCTGGCGTAGAGTGTGGATGAAACAAGTCGTGTTCTGTTCTTGTAACGCAGCAAAGAGGAAAAGCCAAGGAAGGGAGTTTCGTCGAGAGGTTGAGGAAGATGCAGCAAGAGGAGGAGAGGCTGCGCAACCCACTCGCGCAAGGTTTACCCTACAGCACTGATGAACCAGAGGTGTGTACGCCCCTTGTGTAGTTTCAGTTCATAGTGTATCCTGCAGATCCCCATGAAACCCTCCCTTTCTTTCTCTCAGTTTCTCTCTGACCCTGCAGATCCCCATGAAACCTCCAACGAAGGAACCCACCGAACCGATCGACCATGTGCTGCACAGCGAAGTGCGTGTGGCCAGACGCGCCAAGTTCGACAGCCAAGTAAGTTGCCCACTGCGATGCTCGCTCGCTCGCCGGCGCCGCCCTCGCCGATTCCTGACGGCGGCTGCATGCAGGTCGCTGAGCGCAACAGCTTCATGGAGCAAGTGAGACTGGAGAGGGAAAGACAGCAGAAGGTTCGCTCTGGCTCTATTGTCCATCTGGTTCGAGTTGATCTTGTTCGGGGGTGCAAGAAATGAGGCCATGGCACGGCGTATTCTTTGTGCAGGCGGATGAGGAGATTGAGATCAAGTACATGAGGAAGCAGCAGGTTCCAAGAGCACATCCGATGCCGGACTTCTCCAAGCCATTTGTGCCGAAAAGGTATTGGATTCCTGATATTTTTTGCCTTCTCTGATGTTCTGTCGACAATCGTTTGTTTGAAACTATTTCCAGCTAAAGCTTTTTTATGCCAAAATGCAGGTCAGTGAAGCTTCCTACAATCGGCAGGGAGCCAAGATTTCACCCCAGGTTGATGAGGCGCATCTCGACGGCCGAATGCTCTTTGAAAATGCTGGCCAGTAGAAAGTAGAAACTATATACTTTTTTTTCTCctgaaataataataataaaccaaAAAAGAGAGAAAGGCCGTGCATTAAAACATCTATCTAGATCAGTAGAGCCCTTTTTACTGCTTATAATAAATATATCAATATACTTGGCTATTTGGGGGGGCCATTTTGTACAATATACGTGCTTCTTGTAATCTAAGTAGAAAAGGGAGAATAAAACTGACTAAGGCCTCGTTCGTTTATTCCGAATTCATCCAGGAATCATTTCAGTTAaccaaaatttatataaattagacaaACAATTCAGCTAGGAACCATTTCAGGTGATGGACGTAAGAAACGAACGGGCACTAAGGACACTGTAgagtggtgcacatgcatagttgTTGGCGCAGTTTATTGTAGTGCTTGTTTTGGAGGGGGTTGCCGTTCCAATTCGTAACACGACGCACAGGCACCTTGAAACATCCGGAGAAACTTTAAACTTTTGTCCCAATTTGAACTCGATTGGTCCCAACACCCAACACAGCAGCTGGCCAAGCCAAAACACAACGGCACACATCCAAACGCACTATCAACGCCCAGCATCGGGTATCCATTGCAAGTGATCGATTCTGTTTTTTAACACCAGCGATCTTTGATTTTTTTATGCTTGAACTTCTATGTTCTTTTCCAGGGTGTCGGATAACATAATGTTTTTGCCCCACCCATACTATCACACAAGTCGTGATAGAGCACAAGGGATAATTACAAATAACAGGTACCGACAGCTCAGTCAAGAAGACAACAACGTCTCAAAGACTGACAGAAAAAATCCGCCAGGGAAGAGGCTCAGAAAATGGAATTGAAAAATGACAAAGACATATAGAATATCCTCAGGACTACTGCGGGAGGTTGTAAAAAAAATAACGATAGCTCGGGACAGCGTCTTTTTTGTTGATAAAGAAATCTTGTCAAAGAGTTTAGAACTCAAGAATAGTTTGATTAACCCGTGTCATAATGTTATAAGGGAGTTTGTTAGAGAGTCAAGAGACTGCGACTCTGACGATTATAAAAGAGAGTACAGGCTAAATAATTATAGGCTGGAGCTGACTCGGCCACCCTCTAATATAAGTTCGGGGGTGATGTGGTAAAGACTGTTAGAAGGTGGGAACTTGTAAATCAAAAGTACAACGCCGATCTATGGATACCCCCTGCTAAAAAAGGGATTGTgattataggtgtacattcgggtcgcccggcccggcccgacccaagcccgaaaaggcccgtattgtttgaatttcgggccggcccggcccgtttgaatttcgggtcgtgccgggccgtgccgggccggcccatggacctagccctcggcccacggcctagcccgtaattgcttaaacgtgccgggctcatttcgggcggcccgaaattataaaagacCGAAATTctatttttggcccgaaattcaatttttggcccaaaattcacatcagagccctaaattcaaaaaataataaaacaaataaaagataagacaaataaatttgaacaaaagcaaacttaatatttgtattaaagttaccacagctatgcaatgactacctcgtttacaaatcattttgttggaaggaaaaagagtataatcagctctatacaaagttcgtaaattcagtttattgtctaatattcataacaaaagtaaaattacatcacatactctaattcaaagctataagaaacatctaactagcattatctctagctttgtgttctttatcaagtatatgaaagtgtggaataAAGTGTGGTTTAATAattatatgggccttttcgtgcctctatatgggccatttcgtgcctgccttaaacgggccgtgctcgtgcccgcccatggaccgtgacctcggcccaaacccagCCCGAaataacgggccgtgccggcccggcactaaaATATTTCGGGTCGTGCCGTGCCTGAGCCATGctttttttccgtgcttcgggccgaCCCATCAGgtccggcccaaatgtacacctataattGTGATTAAAACTGATATTATAGACAAACTCTATCTCTTCTGGGATAACTTCCTAGGAAGTTACAAAAAAGAAGGTATTAACCGCAAACAGAACACAAATTCGGTATCTAAGGGGAAAGTCTTTGACTTGCTAGCCAGCTTAGCCTGGCAGTTCGACGtatttttttattcttttttttaGAAAATTAGTCATTATCAGATTTAATTTAATCTAGAAAACAATGTGATATATGTGACatatatgtgcatgtgtgtatcatAATTGAAACATGCACAAGTATGTAAAACAGAAAGTACTCTGCAGAGGGGGACCGACGCTCAAGatatcagtggctccattcacacgagacatcacgTGTATATGTTCGATATAGTCGTACACAGTCGATGTATATCGTGCAGTCCCTTGAACGGTCGCTGGAAGACGAACAGTAGAAGTAGACGAAGCACTGCTGGTCGAACGGATGAAGCGAGCAGTCACTGGAAGGGTTGAAAACGAACGGGTAAAATTATGTCCCGACCCGTACCGTTTTCTGCATTTGATCCGACCGTTCCGTATTTACGGAAAAATATAGAAACGGGACGGAAACGGGAGAGAGTTTATTCCGTCTGTTTTTACAGGATCCTGTTTTATCCGGATTGAACCCATATTTATTCTGTATTTGGTAAATATAGGACGAGCCTAATATGCATTAGTATATAAACTAAAGCAATCGTGCCTTTAGGTGACAAATTATAGCACAAGTGACCATTGTAACCATTGACTTTTTTCAATCACAAGTGGTCTAAAATCTTAAACAACATCGGATGTAGCTAAATGTACATTATtagcaaccaaacaacaataGAATGTTGTGTCTCTATATCTATTTATTTTATGTTATTGTCATGAGTCATGACAATCAATCACTAGTCAAACATCAATAtcatttctatttgtattaaTTATGACTTTCCGTTAGTATTTCCGTTTCCGTTCTTTTTTGCAATTCCGTTTATCCCGCTCCCGTTTCCGTTCTCGACTATTCCGGAACAGATCCCATTTTCGATGATAAAAATGTGGATACAGAAACGGGAGAGGGAAtttttccgtccgttttcatccTTAGTCGCGAGTATGCTCCCTAAAAACCTGATCGCTCGCACACCGTGCAAGTGTACATCTGCAGACCGCGATTTTGGAGGCCTGTTCTCCCACTCTTTGtgtgctcgcagaaggtgggacATGGACGTGTTGTTTGCAACGTGTGTGAGAGATCGCGTATGTAATCGGAAGAGCGTCTTCCCCCTCCATTCTTATACGCAGTCAGAAGGAGGGGAGAAGGACAACGGACAATAACGGTCGTGCCATTAGAACTAGAAACCAATGAGTAGCAAAATGCGCAACCATTTGAAATGAATATTCGAACCAATGAGCCACGAGCCACTGCCACGACCCGGCCGACACCGGCGGCGCGcacgcgtgtggcagtccttcatccttttctcaacttctcaatagatacaacaatggtccacctatttaagttgattgatttgtcccttAAACTTTGAATATGGTGCTAAATTATTAGTACATcatagcattaaagtgggtcattagcattgactattattgaatattaattgggccaagcccacattaatccatCAATCCCCACCAAAATGCTAAGTCACACAAAAATGCTCTcgccatctcaaacttttgatatactggtgtttcaatggagactgttaagttgaacatccacctagaaccTAGACTACACTTAACCACAACTACAAAATGGACTAGGCCTTGGATTGACAGTTTTGCGCGGAatgagtttcatctaaactctttaccagtactagattGTCGAACACATCCCCTCTGGTTagagcatataagtcaaactccatagtCTTTCATGGGTATTTAGAGACCACCCAGATTTCGTAAACTTTGACTAATAattaacccatataggtatgttcctaTAAATATGGTCTATAGGACAACATCTTTGTTTCACAAAGCTAGTTGGAACATATTAATGTGTAAACAtcaacctaccttacagtaaggaaagatatgcatccgaaatgagccttattaagggtcttttCTCTCggtctaccactagcttgtttcaccattctaattcataggatctccgatcacatagaacatGTTACCACTGTGATAAGCTTTAGGTGGGTCTCAGGCCCATCTCacttgatgcactatctatcacactatgtgatagccccttagtaaattgatctgccagattcttAGACGTATGGACACAATCCAATGTTACTACTCTAGAGTTTCTCAATTTCCTAACAGATTTCAAATGCCTCTTTATATGCTTTGTCGACTttatattatccttagaactttttatcttaattatcacaatctgattatcacagttcatggaaatagcgggCACAGTTTTTCAACCACTTGTAAATCCATAAGGAGTCCACGAAGCCACTCATCCTCAACTGAAACGGTATCTAATGGTGTGAGTTCTTCTTCCATAGTCAacctcgttaagatggtctgcctgcgagacttccatgaaacaacgccacctccaagtgaaaacgcatatccacttgtggcatatatctcatcagcatcgGATATCTAGTTTGCATCACAATGACCCTCCAAtactgttgagagcacctagaggggggtgaataggtgatcctacgaatttcaacactaaatagccaacacttggttatgaaatgttagtgcaatTAAAACCAAGTTGTTAAAGTGTGAATTCAAGAAGAAAGCCAATCACAAATAAGATGGACACAAGacgcggtgatttatcccgtggttcgcccaatgcctacttccacgttgtggtgacctccttcagtTAAGGATTGCACTcagtccctctcaagtgatccaatgatcaactttgagtaACACGGCTATCTTCCTTAGtattctttctcccgtttgcgaggaatctccacagattggagcctctcgcccttacaagtttATCACAAGAGAAGCATAGTAGTAAGTGAGGGAGagtaacacacgcaagactcaaatccgcagcacacacacgcacacaagccaagacttgagctcgaaacacagcacagagggttcacaactcaaacgaagctcaaatcactaacacaatcgatcaaatacgtgcaggcggagtctgggagtcttaggatgcttagtgaatgcttggtatattgctccatgcgcctaggggtcccttttatagccccaaggcagctaggagccgttggagatcaacttggaaggcaattcttgccttctgtcgagtggtgcaccgggcagtccggtgcaccaccggacagttactGTAGCAGTCCAGTGCGTGATCTCTTTCCTTTtctggcaaagccgaccgttggatcttcggatctattggcgcaccggacactatccggtgcacaccggacagtccggtgcgaccatccgaccgttggctaagccacgtgtcgcccgttgaTCGCACAGGCGACCATTGGTCGCTGGCACCATtgactcaccgaacagtccggtgatttttagccgtgacGTCTTTttctttcccgagagcgacgagttcgtcgccgaaGACTTGGGCGCGAGCGCTGAtgactcaccgaacagtccggtgcaccaccggacagtccggtgatttatagccacatCACCGCaccgattcccgagagcggccagttcgccgccgggccagcctgggcaccggacactgtccggtgcaccaccggacagtctggtgcgccacaggCTGGTGCTGTTTTGGCTGAACCGAGCCAGTCCTTCTCCATTTCTTTTCCTCTTTTCTTGGCtatgtctctagcacttagataaacatgttagtatccaaaaacaatttactaagtctagaaacataccttgttctttgatgCGCACTTTTCACCTACTTAGCTCATATGAGTTTAAAACAAGGTGTtgggcattcaatcaccaaaacaattatagaaatggcccaagggcacatttccctttcaactattgggtacccggtataatggatgcctaaactcatagtatCTTTTAGATAGCGCAAAACTCTCTCAGGAGCACGTTAGTGATCATCTCCCGAATTTGAAACAGATCGGCTAAGTTTGCTCACAACAAACGAGATGTCAGGCATCGTAGCGCTAGctaaatacatgagtgaaccaattatttgggaatgtctcaattgatccctagctatccttcgatttttcttcaatagcttactaggatcataaggcgttggagcaggttcacatttgctaaaaccaaagcgactcaaaaccttttccacattTCACAAGTGTGATCCCATCATTGCCTTCTCTCAatagcttaatgttaagaataacatcaaCTTCTCctaaatctttcatttcaaaattgtTAGACATAAAGTattgtctctttaatcacatcaaggcttgtccccaagattagaatgtcatcgacatataggcataaaattactccATCGCCCCACCTTAACGATAGTATACACATttgtctgcttcgttcacaacaaagctGGCAGATGTCAAAGTTCTATTGAACTTTTCATGcactgcttaggtgcttgttttaggcataTAAAGATTTTAATAGTTTtcacaccatgccttcttgatCATTTGCTACAAACCTAGCTGACCGATCCATGTAAATTTCCTCATCTAGTTTTCCATTTAGGAATGTTTAGGAATGTTGTCTTAACGTCCATCAATTTGATGGACGAGAAGACCATGAGAGGAAAACAAATAAAGTAGCACACAaattgtggtcaatcgagccacaagtgagtaagtatcaaagaaatcctcaccttccttCTGTGAATAACCTTTAATTACAAGTCTCGTCATGTACCTTTCAATAgtgccatcaggcctaagctttttcttaaaCATCCATTTACTCCCAATGGGCTTAGACCCATAAGGGcgctcaacgacctcccaagttgcattagacataataTAGTTCATATCgctccttattgcttccttccaaaagtcagcatcaggagagggataTGCCTCTTCAATTGTACTTGGTgcgtcatccacaagatatacaatgtaataatcaccaaaggactttgcaatccttggtctcttactcttttGAGATGATACATTGTCATCTTCAATAGGATTATGTATATGAGATTTCTTAGTGTGTTCTACCagaataaaatgctcatggggtatcgttggttAATCATTAGATGTATCATGTGTAACTTTCATAGGAAATTCGTCTTAAAAAACGTAGCATCTTTAGACTCTATAATTGTACCAACCAACATGGCTGGTACTCTAGAGCTTATTATTAAAAACCTATATCCAATGTTGTAAAAAGCACAACTAAGaaaaacacaatcaacagttttcggtcctaatttgcTCTTCTTGTTAATcgacacattcactttagccaaacatccctaggtgcgcaaataggagatatttaatttcttcCTTTCCCATTCATtgaatggtgtgatttctttgttctttgtgaGAACTTTATTCacgacatgacatgctgtcaagatcgtctcaccccaccattccttagatagttTCGAAGTCTCTAACTGGTGTTAACCAGATTAGTTAGAGTATGGTTCTTTCTTtcagcaaccccattggattgtggtgagtatggtggtgtcctctcatgaataataccatgttccacgcaaaaAAAACAATcgaaaaatattctccaccatgatcaaaccttaaccgtttaatttttctctcgagttgatttttagcttcagctttgtaggtcttaaGATAATGTaaagcttcatcttttgattttaagATATACACATAACATAATCTAGTAGaatcatcgataaaagtaataaaatatcgctTACCTCATTTAGTTAATATTTCATTTATCTCACATAAATcagaatgtattaagtctagtggtaCCAAATTCCTTGCCTCCGCAGCCTCAcgaggcttgcgaggttgcttagattgcacgcacacGTAGCACTTATAACCTTTGACTATATCAAATTTGGGGATTAAATCTAAATTTGCTAACCGcgagacacaaccaaaattgatatgACAAAGTCATGAATGCCAAATATTTGACTCATTCGAAACATTGTTCGCAGACTTATTACATGTATCATGCAAAGATAAGTGGAACAAGCCTCCACTAtcatagccttttccaacaaatgtttcatactttgaaagtatacatttattagactcgAAAACAAGTGTATAGTGATCTCTACATAATTTTGAGCCACTAACAAGAAATTTTTTGATAGAGGGTACATGTtgcacgttcttcaatagcatcgtctttcccgaagtaatctTCACAATGATTGTACCAATACCAAAGAACACGCGCATGTGATCCATTCCCC
It contains:
- the LOC103640129 gene encoding leucine-rich repeat extensin-like protein 5, with the translated sequence MEPSSPRILAAVFVPKFSPRILALPHRTFGVSTTITAVASPCPRNHRGGQIHYLAFLPGDVLFIAHHLATLFVFLTCCHLVRHSAYALLVLAEVTSLLQNAGRSPGSSGTSPPPRPASTAPSRRPSTRSTRSSGASPARSSSSRWPPSTCPARPSTPSRGGCGSPGSWLSAPPLRSATCGFGTSGRSSSGNGSSRPLPSQRKTHRPPPPSRVPRSRRTRSTSSCRSWPVAHPGAYAREATHLGRFGARRRYRPLPPIHLSCQPARLPLPRASGGLPPPTGEEDAHQVRNQEQPGQGPHLPLAQPMDPV